From the genome of Oncorhynchus masou masou isolate Uvic2021 chromosome 15, UVic_Omas_1.1, whole genome shotgun sequence:
CAATAGCATATGTAGCTTAATTGATGCAAGACCTAGTttcaaatacagtggggcaaaaaagtattcagtcagccaccaattgtgcaagttctcccacttaaaaagatgagagaggcctgtaattgtcatcataggtacacttcaactatgaaagacaaaataagggaaaaaatccagaaaatcacattgtaggatttttaatgaatttatttgcaaattatggtggaaaataagtatttggtcacctacaaacaaccAAGATTTCtttctctcacagacctgtaacttcttctttaagaggctcctctgtcctccactcgttacctgtattaatggcacctgtttgaacttgttatcagtataaaagacacctgtccacaacctcaaacagtcacactccaaactccactatggccaagaccaaagagctgtcaaatgacaccagaaacaaaattgttgaccttcaccaggctgggaagactgaatctgcaataggtaagcagcttggtttgaagaaaatgACTGAGGCAGACAGCGGACGGAATTTGCCCTCTCTTCAACCTAAGCCTACAGGAAAGTGTGCATCCTCAGCCCtgaagggaagcaaaagtcattccatTACCCAAGAATAGCAAAGCACACTTTATTGGCTCAAACAGCTGACCAATCAGGTTGTTACCAACCGTTAGTAAACTTTAGAAAAAAATTGTgattgaccagatacaatgctatttcacagtaataAATTAACAACAGATTTTCAGTACGCTTACAGGGAAGGGCATTCAACATGTAcgcacttacacaaattacttatgattggctgagagaaattgataattAAAAGATTGTGGGAGATGTTTtgttagactgctgcgccactcgggagccctaaggcactgcatctcagtacaaggtgtcactacagtccttgattcaagtccaggctgtattacatccagccgtgattgggagtcccataggccggcgcacaattggcccatcgtcgtccggggtagtccgtcattgtcaataagactttgttcttaactgacttgcctagtttaataaagatTAAAAATACAGAAACATAAAATAAAACACTATAGCATTTCACAATATTTATCATAATCTGCTGCTGTAAAAagcgtatgtgttatggctttacgtcccctgctatattgtggatctGGAGTTACATGTCTAACAGAAAACAgatggtgttctttaatggaagcctccaaCATAATCTAGGTAGAGTCAGGCATTACCCAGAGCAGCTGTCTAGGTCCCttactttttcaatctttactaatgacttGCCACTGGCGCTGAGtgaagcctgtgtgtctatgtatgttgATGAACTAAAACACTAAATCCTAAACCTCAAcaaaatcttgtaatgaataatgtggaaatgtaACAAGTTGAGACTAAACttttgtcatggtcaaaacatattgatacaacggtagctaagatggggataggtctgtccataataaagcactgctctgccttcttaacaacactatcaacaagataGGTTCTACAGGCCAttgttttgtcgcacctggactactgtccagtcgtgtggtcaggtgccacaaaaaaggacttaggaaaattacaattggcccaGAATTGGACAGCACGGTTcacccttaaatgtacacagtgAGCTAACAATATTATTCAtgtaaatctctcatggctcaaagtagaggagagattttttacctttattttactaggcaagtcagttaagaacaaattcttattttcaatgacggcctaggaaaagtgggttaactgcctgttcaggggcagaacaacagattttgtaccttgtcagctcagggatttcaacttgcaaccttttggttactagtccaatgctctaaccactaggctacccttcatCACTACGTGTATTTGtgagaagtattgacatgttgaatgcaccgagctgtcagTTTAAACTACTCGCACACAACTCAGACAccaatgcataccccacaagacatgccaccaggtcacttcacagtccccacatccagaacagactatgggaggtgcacagtaccacatagagccatgacatgtcaactattccacatcaagtatctcatgcaagcagtaaaataagACTTTAAAAAATAGATAATACAACTTATGGGACAGCAGGGACTGAGAAGAGACACATCGGCACAGACACGATAACAtatgcgacacacacacacacacacatggattttgtgtggTAGTGGCCTGAGGGTAAACCCTTAATGTGGTGTGAAATCTGTTTTGTAATGTATAGAACTGCCTTTTTTTTGCTGGACCCCATTTAGAGTAAATGCTGCCTTGACAACAGCTAAATGGGATCCATAACTAATACCAATGTTGGTCAATTAAGGAATATGCTATTTAATCAATGTCATCTTGTGGCTTTTTTGGGAGTGTCAGGTTATCACAaatctctggccctctgtgtggccttagcacgggtaaaatatattttgaaatagAATGACTTAGCTGcaaaacattaccctaaatataAACCAACTCAGTGAACAACATCACCATATATTTTAATGTACTCTATTTTACCATGTCAATACTTCTTGGTTGTAAATgttggtggcagttgtgaaaagAACTTGAAATATCAAAAATGCCATTGTTGATTTGACACCGTTCTCATTTAACCTGATGGTCTACCCACTATTAACTCAGTTACTATTTGGACACCAAAATGTGAAGCAATATTTTCTCAGTTTAAAGTATTAAAGGTAAGCGTGcctgttaattaccaaaatggTAGACTTCAGTAATTTTGGTAAATTATCCTTCTTTGCAACCATGTGACAGCGCCAATAAGCCCCGTATAGTGAATGAGAGGATTGTAGATTTACTATTGAGTATTCAGTTCAGAGTTTGTTGTAGGGGAACTAGTGTGCATTACCAACTGAAATTAACAAAAGGAGTGAAGATTGAGTGTCCCAGTAAGAGCCAAACGTCATCATTAGAGATATACACCACAACTAGCTAACAGATTTACCCAGCAGGAACGCAAGGGTTTCATTGACCTGTTGGCCATTTTATAAACTTGGGATACACAGAGTGAAGGTCAACAGCAACTGTAGTTACCCATTTCACTCCTATGGACCTAGAGTTGACAGTTGGGTCCTTAATTGACATGGCACTACCACAAGATGCGGTAAAGGACACCCTCTGGTCAGACGTAACATCCTTTTTAAACATCTCCTATTGTTATGACCCTCAGCCACTAGTAGGTCTACAAGTGTCAGTATTTATCACTGGTATGAAGATGCTCAGTAAGACAGAGCAAAGAACCCGAATAGACTGGATCATTACTACAGGTCAACACTTGtgatattttttattgttttacaAGATGCCTTGCCTCAAATACAATAGTGTTGTCAACAGAAACAATGTTACAGCTGTGTTGCACTGCACCAGTTTAacactctcccctccctataaATGCAAAGCCAGTAGGATCTATCAGAGAAGCCAGGAGTCCTGGTCTGAGGCTGGAGGCTGTAGCCTGGGGATGGAAGTGGTTTAGCTCTGGCCTCGCAGGGTGTGCTTGTCAAACAGGTACTCTGCCATCTTGTTTTTGCCAGCATCCATCTTGGTGAGGTTGGTGATGTGGTCACCCAGCTTCTTAATGGCCTCCACCTGCTCATTCAGGTAATGGGTCTCCAGAAAGTCACACAGCTAAAGAGGGAAAACACAGGTCAGACAAGAGAATGACTACAGACCATTGTAGATACAGTAACACAAGAGCCTGGTGGTAATGGCATAAGTGCagatataactaggcaagtcagttaaaaacaaattatttaCAAGAACATCCTAATgcggaatagtgggttaactaccttgttcaggggcagaacagatttttagcttgtcagccagaggattcgatccagcaaccttttggttactggaccaacgctctaaccgctaggcaacCTGCCTCCCCTTATGCATTAGCTGCATAGTATGCATCTGGACTATTGTGTACTTGCAAAGCAGCAAGTCACACAATCCTGTGTCATTAGTTATTATCTCCTGGGACAGTAACTGTATTCTGTGATACATACATGTGGTTTCACCATAACTTACATGGGGGTCAACCTTGTCAGAGGCCATCTTGTGCAGGTCCAGCAGGGCCTGGTTCACATTCTTCTCCAGCTGCAGAGCACATTGCATGGCCTCCAGCCCATTGCCCCACTCATCACGTTCTGGCTTCTACACAGGACAGAGTGAACACAGGAGGGTTAGGGACTACTAGCAGACGTTAAGGTCAGGATAAAGTGAACAGAGTTACACTCCTCACACGCACttcagtggttagaggcagtaTGTTCAGGACTACAGGTTCTCTAGATCAACTTAACGCTGGAGACACTGTCCTCCATGGAGTAAAAACAATTTCTATCCGTCTACGATGTAAAATGTGTTTCCTATGCTCAAGGGCTCACCTTGATGTCCTGGAGTAAAATGCGTCCACCTCGCTtgttctggaaggagagttgcTTGTCCGCGTGCTCCCGCTCCTCGTCGCTGTTCTCCTTGAAGAAATGCGCGAAGCCAGGCAGAGCCACATCGTCACGGGAGAAATAGAAAGCCTGGGTGGATAACCATAAAACATTGTAGTAAGAAGAAAAAAATGCCAAACATGACTCGGCATCCTGTTCATGTTGTGGCAACTAAACTTGATATAGGCATGAATAAATCTAGTCTGTAGTCTACTTGGTAACCTGACAATTAACCCGTCATGGAGTTGTTACGCGCTCTGTCCAAGGTAGGATAGATTCCCGGCTTCATTTGGATGTTATACCTACCTGGAGGCCATTAATAGCCAAGCCAAGTATAACTCAAATGTGTACTTAACGGAGTTTCTTGGCTACAGAAAAGTCAGGTGAAAAGTGGAATTTAGGCGCAGGCATAATAATAAACAGGTAGATCAACAAAACGGTCATCTTGGTAGACTCCTTACCATTGAAGTGTAGGTGTAGGAGGCAAACATCTCCAAATTGATCATCCGGTTGATGGCAGCTTCGCAATCGTGGTGATAGTTCTGGCGGATCTGAGACTCCATTTTGGCAGATTTTCTTTAATATCTAAAGTAACGGTACAAAAAAAGGGTTTATTCGACTATCTTGCTATAATAGTTCAAGTAAGTGTTATGTTATCAATCCGAAATATTCTATAATGCGGGACGAAGGCAGAGGAGTTCCGTTCAATCACTGTTGA
Proteins encoded in this window:
- the LOC135555940 gene encoding ferritin, middle subunit-like, which encodes MESQIRQNYHHDCEAAINRMINLEMFASYTYTSMAFYFSRDDVALPGFAHFFKENSDEEREHADKQLSFQNKRGGRILLQDIKKPERDEWGNGLEAMQCALQLEKNVNQALLDLHKMASDKVDPHLCDFLETHYLNEQVEAIKKLGDHITNLTKMDAGKNKMAEYLFDKHTLRGQS